The genomic stretch CGTGCAGTTGCTCGCGGACCACGGCGCGGGCCCGGCCGACCTGGACGGGATCACGGGCGACCCGCCACTCCGCCACGTCCTCCGGCTCGATGCCGTTGAGCCGGGCCATCAGCAGCGCTACGTCGTCCTTGCGGCCGCCGCGGGTGTTGAGGGCACGGATGATGGTGTCGCAGGCGTCGTCCATGGACGCGGCCGGATGGGCGGCGGACTCGCACAGGGTCGCCAGGCCCACGCCGATGTCCTCGCCGCGCATCTCGACCAGACCGTCGGTGCACATCACCAGCCGGTCACCGGGCTCCACCCGCACGCGCACCGACTCGAACGGCACCCCGCCGACTCCTATGGGCGCACCGGTCGGCAGGTCGAGCAGCTCGCTGCGCCCGCCGTCGGCGCGCACCAACACGGGTGGGATGTGGCCCGCGTTGGCGAGGTGCAGCTCGCTCGCGATCGGGTCGTAGACGGCGTAGAGACAGGTCGCGAGGTAGGTGTCGCCGAGGCGCTGGGCGAGGTCGTCGAGGTTGCGCAGCAGTTGGGCGGGCGGCAGGTCCAGGGCGGCCATGGTCTGTACGGCCGTCCGTAACTGGCCCATCATCGCGGCGGAGTTGAGGCCGTGGCCCATGACGTCGCCGACGACGAGGGCGGTGCGGGCGCCGGGGAGTTTCACCGAGTCGAACCAGTCGCCGCCGACCCGGCCGAGGAGCGTGCCGGGGAGATAGCGGGTGGCGATGTCGCAGCCCGCCATGCGCGGCGGGATGTGCGGCAGCATGCTGTCCTGGAGGGTCTCGGCGACGCTCTCCTGGAAGGTGTACATCCGGGCGTTGTCGAGCACGAGGCCCGCCCGGGCGGCGAGTTCGGCGCCGGTGACCCGGTCCATGTCGTTGAAGACGGGCCGCTCGGGGTGGCGCAGCAGGATCATGAACCCGAGGACCACATTGCGGGCCTTGAGCGGTACGACCAGCATGGAGCGGTGGGTGATGAGCGGCCGGATGTCGCGCTTGTCGAACTGCGAGGCGATGGCGTGGCCCATCTCCTCGCTGATCCGCGGCACCAGCACGGGCTCGCCGGTGGTCATGCACTGGAAGAACGGGGTGTGCGCGGGGAACGGCATGGCCTCGCCGACCGGCACGACGTCGTCCCAGCGGCCGGGTTCGTCGGTGTGCTCCAGGGCGACCCGGTGCCACATGGTGGTGGTGTCCGGCACGCCGTCGGGGAACCCCTCGCCCGCGACGACCTGTTCGCGCAGATAGGTGCCGGCGACATCGGTGAAGCGGGGCACCACGGCCTTGCTGACCTCGACGATGGTCCGGGAGAGGTCGAGGGAGGTGCCGATGCGGCCGCTCACCTCATTGAGGAACTCCAGGTGTTCGCGGACCGCCGCGTACTCCAGGTCCGGGCTCTCCTCGGTGTGCTCCTCGGGCGTGGGCAGTCCGAGCACGGCGGCACGGGCGGCACGCTCCTGGCGGGCCCTGCGCTCGGCGCGTCGCGGCACACCCCAGTCGGGGGTGACGGGCACCCGGTCGTTCTGGCTGAACTCCAGGACGGGATAGCCCAGTTCGAGGATCTGCGCGACGATGCGGGAGCTCTCGCCGACACTCATGCTGGGCAGGATCTCGGGCAGTCGGCCCGCCAGCTCCTCGGCACCGGGAAAGTCGGTGTGCAGGGCGAACCCGGGCGCGATCCGCTCGCAACCGGTGCCGGGGCCGTCGGGGTCCTGGCGTTGGAGTCCCTCGGCGTCGGCGGCGAGCACCAGCAGCCGTTCCCGGCCGGGGCCGACCAGAGGGTAGGCCCACCACAGGACGTCGGAGCGG from Streptomyces davaonensis JCM 4913 encodes the following:
- a CDS encoding ATP-binding SpoIIE family protein phosphatase: MDRGIERDAPPSRGAGYDGTERATSGRVQLAVVVVDREGLVSHWSTGARRLFGAAKEEAVGRPAADLLPVSGALPEAADATPYGAYAAYDGLGPDLESSLDGRLNFPAAGRARLTVPGDDRSDVLWWAYPLVGPGRERLLVLAADAEGLQRQDPDGPGTGCERIAPGFALHTDFPGAEELAGRLPEILPSMSVGESSRIVAQILELGYPVLEFSQNDRVPVTPDWGVPRRAERRARQERAARAAVLGLPTPEEHTEESPDLEYAAVREHLEFLNEVSGRIGTSLDLSRTIVEVSKAVVPRFTDVAGTYLREQVVAGEGFPDGVPDTTTMWHRVALEHTDEPGRWDDVVPVGEAMPFPAHTPFFQCMTTGEPVLVPRISEEMGHAIASQFDKRDIRPLITHRSMLVVPLKARNVVLGFMILLRHPERPVFNDMDRVTGAELAARAGLVLDNARMYTFQESVAETLQDSMLPHIPPRMAGCDIATRYLPGTLLGRVGGDWFDSVKLPGARTALVVGDVMGHGLNSAAMMGQLRTAVQTMAALDLPPAQLLRNLDDLAQRLGDTYLATCLYAVYDPIASELHLANAGHIPPVLVRADGGRSELLDLPTGAPIGVGGVPFESVRVRVEPGDRLVMCTDGLVEMRGEDIGVGLATLCESAAHPAASMDDACDTIIRALNTRGGRKDDVALLMARLNGIEPEDVAEWRVARDPVQVGRARAVVREQLHDWGLARLAEVAELLVSELVTNALRHSQGRPVQLRLVRGDTLLCEVEDDDHELPTLLNAGPADEFGRGLRLVSTLAREWGASRTSTGKTVWFELTLPRR